A DNA window from Candidatus Eisenbacteria bacterium contains the following coding sequences:
- the gcvT gene encoding glycine cleavage system aminomethyltransferase GcvT yields the protein MLETASALKRTPFHPRHIASGGKMVPFAGHEMPIQYEGIVAEHRTVRTGVGVFDVSHMGEIRLTGPGAAAAANHLVTGEVDAIPDGKVVYTPMCLESGGIVDDLLVYALGQDRLLVVNAANFDKDLAYVRANVPAGVTVVDENASTAQLAIQGPKAEEVVAKLYGDRARALAFYEGYETGSGEDWTLVSRTGYTGEDGFEIYVRASKALALWDRVFEAGAPHGIKPIGLGARDTLRLEMGYCLYGNDIDETTNPLEAGLGWTVRLDKKEFLGHDAIRRVKEAGVTRRLQGLLLEENRIARPGADVAWNGAAAGRVTSGSMGITLGKPVAMAYLAPEASKPGTRVEVVTRGQASPAVVASRPMHREGSVKSPKPRRSE from the coding sequence ATGCTCGAAACCGCCTCCGCGCTGAAGCGCACCCCGTTCCATCCCCGCCACATTGCCTCGGGGGGCAAGATGGTGCCCTTTGCCGGGCACGAGATGCCCATCCAGTACGAGGGCATCGTGGCCGAGCACCGCACGGTGCGGACCGGGGTCGGGGTCTTCGACGTGTCGCACATGGGTGAGATCCGGCTCACGGGACCCGGCGCGGCCGCGGCGGCGAACCACCTCGTCACGGGCGAGGTCGACGCGATCCCGGACGGCAAGGTCGTCTACACCCCGATGTGCCTCGAGAGCGGCGGCATCGTGGACGACCTCCTCGTCTACGCGCTGGGCCAGGACCGGCTCCTCGTCGTGAACGCCGCGAACTTCGACAAGGACCTCGCGTACGTTCGCGCGAACGTTCCGGCCGGCGTCACGGTCGTCGACGAGAACGCGAGCACCGCGCAGCTCGCCATCCAGGGACCCAAGGCCGAGGAGGTCGTCGCGAAGCTCTACGGCGATCGCGCCCGCGCCCTCGCCTTCTACGAGGGCTACGAGACGGGCTCCGGAGAGGACTGGACGCTGGTCTCCCGCACCGGCTACACCGGCGAGGACGGGTTCGAGATCTACGTCCGCGCCTCGAAGGCGCTCGCCCTCTGGGACCGCGTGTTCGAGGCGGGCGCCCCCCACGGCATCAAGCCCATCGGCCTCGGCGCGCGCGACACGCTGCGCCTCGAGATGGGGTACTGCCTCTACGGGAACGACATCGACGAGACCACGAACCCGCTCGAAGCGGGCCTCGGCTGGACGGTCCGGCTCGACAAGAAGGAGTTCCTCGGCCACGACGCCATCCGGCGCGTGAAGGAGGCCGGCGTGACGCGCCGGCTCCAGGGGCTCCTCCTCGAGGAGAACCGGATCGCGCGCCCCGGCGCCGACGTCGCGTGGAACGGCGCCGCCGCGGGCCGCGTCACGAGCGGCTCCATGGGAATCACGCTCGGGAAGCCCGTCGCCATGGCGTATCTCGCGCCCGAGGCGTCGAAGCCCGGCACGCGCGTCGAGGTCGTGACCCGAGGGCAGGCAAGCCCCGCCGTCGTCGCCTCGAGACCGATGCACCGTGAAGGGTCCGTGAAATCGCCCAAACCGAGGAGATCGGAATGA
- the gcvH gene encoding glycine cleavage system protein GcvH, with amino-acid sequence MNVPRELRYTKEHEWIRVEGGEAVVGVTDYAQGELGDVIFVELPAPGKSVAQMKTFGTIDAVKTVSDLFAPVSGEVTAVNDSLKDNPALVNKEPYAGGWMVRIRMSDPKELDGLLTADDYEKHLGAHA; translated from the coding sequence ATGAACGTTCCGCGGGAGCTCCGGTACACGAAGGAGCACGAGTGGATTCGTGTCGAGGGAGGCGAGGCGGTGGTCGGCGTGACCGACTACGCGCAGGGAGAGCTGGGCGACGTGATCTTCGTCGAGCTCCCGGCTCCCGGGAAGAGCGTCGCGCAGATGAAGACCTTCGGCACGATCGACGCCGTGAAGACCGTGAGCGATCTCTTCGCTCCGGTGAGCGGCGAGGTCACGGCCGTGAACGACTCCCTCAAGGACAATCCCGCGCTCGTGAACAAGGAGCCGTACGCCGGCGGCTGGATGGTCCGGATCCGGATGAGCGATCCCAAGGAGCTGGACGGGCTCCTCACGGCGGATGACTACGAGAAGCACCTGGGGGCGCACGCGTGA